GATGATAGGCTATGGAGGTGGATACCAGGTGGGAAAAGATGTAGGCCTAAGCATTTCCAAAATGGGGCTCGTGGAAAATGTACGCGTGTACGTGGAGCCCCAGGTGTCTAAGGAGGGCCTGATAGTTAACTGAATGGATGGCTGCTATTTCTACACAGGTGGGTGGGCATGCAGCAGAGGCTAACGGAGAGGCTTCATTAGATGGTCCGATGACGCTCTACCGGGTGTAGCCTACTTTCACTCACTGGTTTGCTGCGGTGGGGGCAATTACTGATTTCCTCATAATGGTTATTCCATCACTGCAGATCAGGAGACCGCTATAAACAAAATGCTATTGTACGTCACTGCGCAGTAAAAGCAGAGGTTAGTAGCCATTCTCAGAGGCTatactgatacacacacacacacacacacctgcagaaatataatacataataaaacaattatGCATGCAAAGGGACTCTAAATAAAAGAGCAAATATgactcattttttatttcacttcttgtatttcaatgtttaatttaaataatttaaaatggaCACAAAATATCCAGCCAACTGCACAATGACAGAGATTCAGAGGCACATTTTCCGTCCAAATTAAGACAGCGCTTCAGTGTGTTTCCTTGGGAAATGTAGGCCCCGCATGCATTTAGTACAAAGAGAAAACCTGCCCCGGAAACCCTGCCAGTGCAACGGGTGGGGAGACAAATTCTATCAAACGTGGAAGTTGTCCTACAGATGTCTTCTCAGGCACCCACATGGCTTGTCGGGGAGCTGGTTATCTGAGAGCACATACTGCTTTGTAGGGAATCGGGGTAGGTTAAGCGAGTCACACCAATCTATGCTTAATACAGAGAATAGGCGATTCATAAGTTTTATAAAAAGTAGTCTGGCAACCCACCCTGTGCTCCCTTACAGCCACTGATCTAGGTCTTCACACAACCACAAGACAGCTGAATATGAACATGTCAAtctaaacaacttttgaaaatACTGGACAGTGAAACAATTttagaaaaattaaaaaaaaaaaaaaaatttacagaACACGACAGACCTCTTATACTCCACTGTCAACTTTTTCCATACCTGTATCATTCAGTTCACAATATGAAAAAATACTATTTAAAAAGATGTTACAATTTTGCGTGATATTGACAATATTTCTCTCCCAAAAGTGAACCCACCGACTTTGTGCACAATTATTTAGCAACTTCTTTATTATTTCCTTTGAGTTCAATTTGAAAACCTGACTTTAATTAAAGTAACATCCTGGTTTGGACTCATAAGTGAGCCTGGCTGAGCAGTACACAGTACCATCACAGCAGCATTTGCCAAGAAACACTTTAAAAAGAGCTGATATCAAGTCTGAGACAATAATAGTTTTGTCTCATTAGTGGACAGACAGAGGCCATGTTTTGCACAGTGAAACCCATTCCCTGTATAATTCATACACACTAGGCCAAGAGCAAAATACAACAGATGGCATGATTTCTGCAGTGAAGGTGTTGTCTTTCctttaaaagaggaacaaacATTTTATCATTATGTCTTTAGGTATGGAAATAATTAACAAACCTGTAATGCCAACAGGACAAACTGGTGGCAAGACACAAGTTGTGGACAGTCTGGATAGGTGGTAGAAAGTCAGAAAAAGGGAACAAAAACATTGTCAGCACacttcaatatttatatttacacattctcgcactcacacacacagaatttaGCTGAGGTATTAAAGTCGCCTCAATGCACGCTTTTTATCGGCTTTCTTTTTCCCTGCTACATTATTAGTGCTACTGCTGTTGCTATTGCTGGTGGTGGTACTGGCTCCATTAGCTCCGTTACCCAGAGCTGCTGGCACAGCTGCTGCACTGGGTCCCGCTCTCTTCATGGGGTCGCCTGCATGCTTCTTCGGCTGTGGGCCGTCATTAGGGTCCTGAGGTGCCCCAGAGGTCCCGCCGTGCCCCCCCATGGCGTGGATCTCTGTGAGCAGACGAGCTCGGGACTCATATTCTGCATAGTCCTCTAACAGCAAACGCCCGGCCTCTTCGTTCAGAGCAGACTCTGGATTCGGATGGATGAGAAGACACTTGATTGTCTGTGGAGAAATAAAAGGAGATGGAaatgtaaaaaactaaaatagtgATGGCAACGCAGCTGAAACCCAAAACAACAAAGACTGATGGTTCCACTTACAAGTAAGACATGTCTGAGGCCGAGTTCTGCCTTCCAGTCCCTCTTCAACACATTGACACAGATCTCTCCCTTGTGACCCACATTGGGGTGAAAAATCTTAGTCAGGAAATACCCCTTGGGTGGAACCGCAGGGAAGTCCTTCCCGAGGACCAGACGCATTCGGAAAACGCCACCAGCAAACGGAGTTCCCTCTGTCAAAGCATAAAGAATTCATCTTATGAAGCGTATGTCCAGGCTGCGCAAAACTTGCTCCACAAAAACAAAGAGGGTCATGGAGCGGCAACTGAGTCAACTAACAAACACAAAATCTTACATGCAAGTAAGCCAAACATCATTTAGTTCACATGTCATTTAGTTCAAACTCTTTGCAAATATCTGATACCACTACCAGTATCAGTGTCTAATAAATAAAACCGTCTGGCTCTTCAAGGCCTACTTACCAATAACTAGGTCTGAAGCAATGAGTTTATAGTAATAATAAAGCATGGACATGTTGGCTGTGTGGTTAAAGTGGGTTATGTGTCCCACATGTAATTAGCAACATCTACCAAATCCAGATACAAAGCTTTTATACAATATGTCAATTCTCAAGGAGCCATGGAAAGGAAATGATTTCTACTTTGTAAAACTGATGCATTAATGCACGTCTTAAGGAGTTGATTACCTAATGAGTAAATTAtacaacagagaaaaaaaaaaaaaagtagttccaTGAAACTGGTGACCACCAATCACCTAAACATAGTGGAGCAGAGAAGTGTCACATCTTCACCATCATAAGTAATAGCGGTTAACAGGTGAGAGCGGTTATTATCTCAGGTTGGTCATAAAGTGAAATCTGTCCTCGCTGCCAAACAGTTCTCTAGTTATTTTATTGAAAGTGGAGTGTTAGGGAAGTCGACTGTACTGTGAGATGCAAGTATGTATGACGCAGATGCAACatacaattatttttaaaactaaactACTAATTGTTACATAATAACTTTACATACTAGTTACTTGAGTGGATGCGATCAAATTACCTTACACCTTTAAGAATCGCATGCTGACttactctattttttttttaagttgaccTTTAAATATGATCTACTCAAGAATAGTTTGATTGTTACCTGATAGTTAGCATCTCCAATcaataacataaaatatgtgTTCTGTAGGGATGTAACGGAgggagggtgggtgggtgggtgggtgggggggggggggggatgggaCTGTTGTGGGTCGCCACCACTCGCCATACTCGTCCTTTCgtgctgctatctctgactcactGGACCATCgacctgacaaaaaaaactgcatgtaggcggaggagctcggctagcttcagagctaaggtGGAGCTACAGATTAGGTGTCCCTAGAACCTgcgtatctaacagtagttccaCATTACAGTAGTTCCGCATAACAAATTAATTTGCAcgaaagttttatttatttatttaggacgCGTCGACGCAAATTATTTGCGTCAACGCATTTACGTAGTCGATGACGTTGACTACATCGACGAATCGTCCCAGCTCTAACAtgccgttttcagcggcagtggCCACGCAAGTGCAGCtagtctcctctgtgtctttagctgcagactgctGTACGTCctggtgttggaatcctttccagtgaaatacagtcacactttacaccatttagctgtcaggattttaaccgtgtttaagccAACTAatgctactagctaacggtaggctaacgttacctgctgtatgttaactagcgtcacgccCTAGGCGGTTTAAAAATTGCATCgcgatacatttttttatctcaaTCGGTTGTAATCTTTAAgcatttaaatagatttttaacCAATTCACGATGCATCGTTACAACCCTAGTGTTCTTGACTTTTCAGTAATTCGATTTGACAAGGACTTTAGATGTATAACATGCTAAGAAAACTGTTTTGTGGACAGCAAAAACAGATCCAGACTAATACGGAGATGTGAAAAGCACTGCTGTGTGAGAttctgaaaaaataataataaatgaatactGCAATACATGTAACAATTTTTTACTTTGAGAATGCACACACAGCAAggttattttttaacttaacatGGCCAATGCCAGTTTGGTATGACACCATATTGCAAAGCTTACCCGGTCCTTCGATGGCTGTATGTAGCTCAGTTATGTCTTCCTCACTGGGGTAAATCTTGATACCCTCAGGCgggtctgctgctaaagctgaAACCTCTTTGTAGACCAAGCGAAGAACATGAGGAGGCAAATTCTCCACATTGGAGTTCTggagaaacagaaaaatggtTTAGCCTACTTGGGTTTTGCATATGTACAAACACAGAACTACTAAAAGAGAAACTCTAAAAGTTATGGGTATTTTGACAATGTTGAGatgctgctttttatttttattttttactgacGCCCTTTACTTACTGACTGATGACACTGTGTGATGTTTTTCCTGGATCATATTACCAATGCAACTGCCAAAAATATATGCCATGCTGGAAAGTAGTATAGTCCCATTTGCTTACAATCGACAACCAAAAATATCATACCAAGTGTGTGACAGTATCAGCTTTGAAAAGCTATATTAGTGCATATAGTTATTGCATA
This window of the Perca flavescens isolate YP-PL-M2 chromosome 6, PFLA_1.0, whole genome shotgun sequence genome carries:
- the ube2s gene encoding ubiquitin-conjugating enzyme E2 S, whose amino-acid sequence is MNSNVENLPPHVLRLVYKEVSALAADPPEGIKIYPSEEDITELHTAIEGPEGTPFAGGVFRMRLVLGKDFPAVPPKGYFLTKIFHPNVGHKGEICVNVLKRDWKAELGLRHVLLTIKCLLIHPNPESALNEEAGRLLLEDYAEYESRARLLTEIHAMGGHGGTSGAPQDPNDGPQPKKHAGDPMKRAGPSAAAVPAALGNGANGASTTTSNSNSSSTNNVAGKKKADKKRALRRL